The following coding sequences are from one Chanos chanos chromosome 12, fChaCha1.1, whole genome shotgun sequence window:
- the cbx3a gene encoding chromobox protein homolog 3a isoform X2 — protein sequence MGKKQASKTKKEVSEPEEFVVEKVLDQRVVNGKVEYFLKWKGFSDADNTWEPEENLDCPELISAFLESQKAVTEKPESNKRKPPADEPETEESKAKKKKEMTEKPRGFARNLEPERIIGATDSSGELMFLMKWKDSDEADLVPAREANTRCPQVVIAFYEERLTWHSCPEDEQQ from the exons ATGGGTAAGAAGCAAGCTAGCAAAACTAAAAAAGAGGTGTCAGAGCCAGAGGAGTTTGTGGTGGAGAAGGTTCTGGACCAGCGTGTGGTGAACGGAAAAGTGGAATATTTCCTCAAGTGGAAAGGCTTCTCAGA TGCTGATAACACATGGGAGCCGGAGGAGAACCTGGACTGTCCAGAGCTTATTTCTGCGTTCCTGGAGTCTCAGAAGGCCGTGACGGAGAAACCCGAATCAAACAAGAGGAAGCCTCCGGCCGACGAGCCTGAGACGGAGGAGAGCAAGgccaagaagaagaaagagatg aCTGAGAAGCCACGAGGATTTGCACGAAACCTTGAGCCGGAGCGAATTATTGGAGCAACGGACAGCAGTGGAGAACTTATGTTCCTAATGAAGTG GAAAGACTCGGACGAGGCCGACCTGGTGCCGGCACGGGAGGCTAACACTCGCTGTCCACAGGTGGTCATCGCTTTCTACGAGGAAAGGCTCACCTGGCATTCCTGCCCGGAGGATGAGCAGCAGTAA
- the cbx3a gene encoding chromobox protein homolog 3a isoform X1 — protein sequence MGKKKNTMGKKQASKTKKEVSEPEEFVVEKVLDQRVVNGKVEYFLKWKGFSDADNTWEPEENLDCPELISAFLESQKAVTEKPESNKRKPPADEPETEESKAKKKKEMTEKPRGFARNLEPERIIGATDSSGELMFLMKWKDSDEADLVPAREANTRCPQVVIAFYEERLTWHSCPEDEQQ from the exons atgggaaaaaaaaaaaa CACCATGGGTAAGAAGCAAGCTAGCAAAACTAAAAAAGAGGTGTCAGAGCCAGAGGAGTTTGTGGTGGAGAAGGTTCTGGACCAGCGTGTGGTGAACGGAAAAGTGGAATATTTCCTCAAGTGGAAAGGCTTCTCAGA TGCTGATAACACATGGGAGCCGGAGGAGAACCTGGACTGTCCAGAGCTTATTTCTGCGTTCCTGGAGTCTCAGAAGGCCGTGACGGAGAAACCCGAATCAAACAAGAGGAAGCCTCCGGCCGACGAGCCTGAGACGGAGGAGAGCAAGgccaagaagaagaaagagatg aCTGAGAAGCCACGAGGATTTGCACGAAACCTTGAGCCGGAGCGAATTATTGGAGCAACGGACAGCAGTGGAGAACTTATGTTCCTAATGAAGTG GAAAGACTCGGACGAGGCCGACCTGGTGCCGGCACGGGAGGCTAACACTCGCTGTCCACAGGTGGTCATCGCTTTCTACGAGGAAAGGCTCACCTGGCATTCCTGCCCGGAGGATGAGCAGCAGTAA